A DNA window from Piliocolobus tephrosceles isolate RC106 chromosome 9, ASM277652v3, whole genome shotgun sequence contains the following coding sequences:
- the SFR1 gene encoding swi5-dependent recombination DNA repair protein 1 homolog isoform X2: MAEGEKNQDFTFKMESPSDSAVVLPSTPQASASPSSPYTDSSRKQPMSATLRERLRKTRSSFNSCYNVVKRLKVDSEENDQTFSDKPASSTEENCLEFQESFKHIDSEFEENTNLKNTLKDFSVCESQSLDSGSCSGLQNEFVNENLPKQRLNVEKAKLVKQVQEKEDLLRRLKLVKMYRSKNDLSQLQLLIKKWRSCSQLLLYELQSAVSEENKKLSLTQLIDHYGLDDKLLHYNRSEEEFIDV; the protein is encoded by the exons ATGGCGGAGGGAG agaaaaaCCAAGATTTCACTTTCAAGATGGAGAGCCCGTCAGACTCAGCTGTGGTTTTACCTAGCACTCCTCAGGCCTCTGCGAGTCCATCATCTCCCTATACAGATAGTTCACGAAAACAA CCTATGAGTGCAACACTTAGAGAAAGATTAAGGAAAACAAGATCTTCATTTAATTCCTGTTACAATGTGGTGAAACGTCTTAAAGTAGACAGTGAAGAAAATGATCAGACCTTTTCAGACAAACCAGCATCTTCCACAGAGGAAAACTGTTTGGAATTTCAAGAAAGTTTTAAACACATAGATAGtgaatttgaagaaaatacaaatttgaaaaatactttgaagGATTTCAGTGTCTGTGAATCTCAGTCACTTGATTCTGGATCATGCAGTGGTCTCCAAAATGAGTTTGTGAATGAGAATCTTCCTAAACAAAGATTAAACGTTGAAAAAGCCAAATTGGTGAAGCAGGTTCAGGAGAAAGAAGACCTTCTTCGGAGGCTAAAACTAGTCAAAATGTATAGATCAAAG aatgATCTGTCTCAGTTACAGTTGTTAATAAAGAAGTGGAGAAGCTGTAGCCAGCTGTTGCTTTATGAGTTGCAGTCAGCTGTGTCTGAAGAGAACAAGAAACTGAGCCTTACTCAATTGATAGACCACTATGGGTTAGATGATAAATTGCTGCACTATAACAGAAGTGAAGAAGAATTTATAGATGTTTAA
- the SFR1 gene encoding swi5-dependent recombination DNA repair protein 1 homolog isoform X3: MESPSDSAVVLPSTPQASASPSSPYTDSSRKQPMSATLRERLRKTRSSFNSCYNVVKRLKVDSEENDQTFSDKPASSTEENCLEFQESFKHIDSEFEENTNLKNTLKDFSVCESQSLDSGSCSGLQNEFVNENLPKQRLNVEKAKLVKQVQEKEDLLRRLKLVKMYRSKNDLSQLQLLIKKWRSCSQLLLYELQSAVSEENKKLSLTQLIDHYGLDDKLLHYNRSEEEFIDV, encoded by the exons ATGGAGAGCCCGTCAGACTCAGCTGTGGTTTTACCTAGCACTCCTCAGGCCTCTGCGAGTCCATCATCTCCCTATACAGATAGTTCACGAAAACAA CCTATGAGTGCAACACTTAGAGAAAGATTAAGGAAAACAAGATCTTCATTTAATTCCTGTTACAATGTGGTGAAACGTCTTAAAGTAGACAGTGAAGAAAATGATCAGACCTTTTCAGACAAACCAGCATCTTCCACAGAGGAAAACTGTTTGGAATTTCAAGAAAGTTTTAAACACATAGATAGtgaatttgaagaaaatacaaatttgaaaaatactttgaagGATTTCAGTGTCTGTGAATCTCAGTCACTTGATTCTGGATCATGCAGTGGTCTCCAAAATGAGTTTGTGAATGAGAATCTTCCTAAACAAAGATTAAACGTTGAAAAAGCCAAATTGGTGAAGCAGGTTCAGGAGAAAGAAGACCTTCTTCGGAGGCTAAAACTAGTCAAAATGTATAGATCAAAG aatgATCTGTCTCAGTTACAGTTGTTAATAAAGAAGTGGAGAAGCTGTAGCCAGCTGTTGCTTTATGAGTTGCAGTCAGCTGTGTCTGAAGAGAACAAGAAACTGAGCCTTACTCAATTGATAGACCACTATGGGTTAGATGATAAATTGCTGCACTATAACAGAAGTGAAGAAGAATTTATAGATGTTTAA
- the SFR1 gene encoding swi5-dependent recombination DNA repair protein 1 homolog isoform X1 gives MKILVVPLWEEKNQDFTFKMESPSDSAVVLPSTPQASASPSSPYTDSSRKQPMSATLRERLRKTRSSFNSCYNVVKRLKVDSEENDQTFSDKPASSTEENCLEFQESFKHIDSEFEENTNLKNTLKDFSVCESQSLDSGSCSGLQNEFVNENLPKQRLNVEKAKLVKQVQEKEDLLRRLKLVKMYRSKNDLSQLQLLIKKWRSCSQLLLYELQSAVSEENKKLSLTQLIDHYGLDDKLLHYNRSEEEFIDV, from the exons ATGAAAATCTTAGTGGTCCCTTTGTGGGAAG agaaaaaCCAAGATTTCACTTTCAAGATGGAGAGCCCGTCAGACTCAGCTGTGGTTTTACCTAGCACTCCTCAGGCCTCTGCGAGTCCATCATCTCCCTATACAGATAGTTCACGAAAACAA CCTATGAGTGCAACACTTAGAGAAAGATTAAGGAAAACAAGATCTTCATTTAATTCCTGTTACAATGTGGTGAAACGTCTTAAAGTAGACAGTGAAGAAAATGATCAGACCTTTTCAGACAAACCAGCATCTTCCACAGAGGAAAACTGTTTGGAATTTCAAGAAAGTTTTAAACACATAGATAGtgaatttgaagaaaatacaaatttgaaaaatactttgaagGATTTCAGTGTCTGTGAATCTCAGTCACTTGATTCTGGATCATGCAGTGGTCTCCAAAATGAGTTTGTGAATGAGAATCTTCCTAAACAAAGATTAAACGTTGAAAAAGCCAAATTGGTGAAGCAGGTTCAGGAGAAAGAAGACCTTCTTCGGAGGCTAAAACTAGTCAAAATGTATAGATCAAAG aatgATCTGTCTCAGTTACAGTTGTTAATAAAGAAGTGGAGAAGCTGTAGCCAGCTGTTGCTTTATGAGTTGCAGTCAGCTGTGTCTGAAGAGAACAAGAAACTGAGCCTTACTCAATTGATAGACCACTATGGGTTAGATGATAAATTGCTGCACTATAACAGAAGTGAAGAAGAATTTATAGATGTTTAA